A region of Clostridium acetobutylicum ATCC 824 DNA encodes the following proteins:
- a CDS encoding DUF445 domain-containing protein, whose translation MNKNNKYKATMLLAIFAGGYFISSAFRSNFYGGLMESICEAALVGGIADWFGVTAIFKKPFNINWPKRIFRTDILRENKEKFIFTIVDMVQNDLLSREKINNKIKNYDFFSFILNMKLINDGTLETLFSEDALQRILKKRVYENKVYVDKALSKVLESSIYDVGINAIIDKVVGILKREDSAKFISEIVDRTINRYEKDSAGRRFATKIIVSTVLKGDIKLAPYIIIDRTIQRLNDIKMNKDKYRSKIKDLILDVYEDGDEEKISSILSSVKECSIRCKNCSENCEMIDYKESENMFSKLLIRVVNSLGKEQINKYIVHIIERILDSKHKEIGELVKESLNKYNDEEIINLAYDKAGDELQLIRINGSVVGGIVGMLVFLITKILV comes from the coding sequence ATGAACAAAAATAATAAGTATAAGGCAACTATGCTATTGGCTATTTTTGCAGGTGGATATTTTATAAGTAGTGCGTTTAGAAGTAACTTTTACGGAGGGTTAATGGAAAGTATATGTGAAGCTGCACTTGTGGGTGGCATAGCAGATTGGTTTGGAGTTACTGCTATTTTTAAGAAGCCTTTTAATATAAACTGGCCTAAAAGAATATTTAGAACGGACATACTTAGAGAAAATAAAGAAAAGTTTATTTTTACTATAGTTGATATGGTTCAAAATGATCTTTTAAGTAGGGAAAAGATTAATAACAAAATTAAAAATTATGATTTTTTTTCTTTTATATTAAATATGAAGCTTATCAATGATGGAACCTTGGAGACGTTATTTTCAGAGGATGCACTTCAAAGGATATTAAAGAAAAGAGTATATGAAAACAAAGTATATGTAGATAAGGCTTTATCAAAAGTTTTAGAAAGCAGTATCTATGATGTGGGAATAAATGCTATTATTGATAAAGTTGTAGGAATTTTGAAAAGAGAAGACAGTGCAAAATTTATTTCTGAAATAGTTGATAGAACTATAAATAGGTATGAAAAGGACAGCGCGGGAAGAAGATTTGCAACAAAAATTATAGTGAGTACTGTTTTAAAGGGAGATATTAAGTTGGCTCCATACATTATTATAGATAGAACTATACAAAGATTAAATGATATAAAGATGAACAAAGATAAGTACAGGAGTAAAATAAAAGATCTTATATTGGATGTTTACGAAGATGGAGATGAAGAAAAAATATCTTCAATATTGAGTTCAGTAAAGGAATGTAGTATTAGATGTAAAAATTGTTCTGAAAACTGTGAAATGATTGATTATAAAGAAAGTGAAAATATGTTTTCGAAATTACTTATTAGAGTTGTAAATAGTTTAGGAAAAGAACAAATAAACAAATACATAGTTCATATTATTGAAAGAATTTTAGATTCTAAGCATAAGGAAATAGGGGAATTAGTAAAAGAAAGCTTAAATAAATATAATGATGAAGAAATAATAAACTTAGCATATGATAAGGCTGGAGATGAACTTCAACTCATAAGAATAAATGGTTCTGTTGTTGGAGGAATAGTAGGTATGTTAGTATTTTTAATTACAAAAATATTAGTTTGA
- a CDS encoding 5-formyltetrahydrofolate cyclo-ligase, whose protein sequence is MINSKKELRKNMVLKRDSLEPDLKSIKDNMIYNKVINSIQYKSANNIFVFVSYKSEVDTHNIIRTAIADGKKVFVPKVISKEKGMEAAEIRGFFDLEKSAYGILEPKSSNYIEPESIELLLVPGLAFDESGGRIGYGGGFYDRYMSLLDKSAVKVGICYDFQVIDKVIMNINDVPVDKIIVG, encoded by the coding sequence ATGATTAATAGTAAAAAAGAACTTAGGAAAAATATGGTTTTAAAAAGGGATTCTTTAGAGCCAGATTTAAAATCAATAAAGGATAATATGATTTATAATAAAGTCATAAATAGCATACAATATAAAAGTGCTAATAATATATTTGTGTTCGTTAGTTACAAAAGTGAAGTTGATACTCATAATATAATAAGAACAGCAATTGCAGATGGAAAAAAAGTTTTTGTGCCGAAGGTTATTTCCAAGGAAAAGGGAATGGAGGCAGCAGAAATTAGAGGTTTTTTTGATTTAGAAAAGAGTGCTTATGGAATTTTAGAGCCTAAAAGTTCAAATTACATAGAGCCAGAGAGCATAGAACTACTGTTAGTGCCCGGACTTGCATTTGATGAAAGTGGAGGCAGGATAGGTTACGGTGGTGGATTTTACGATAGATATATGAGTCTTTTAGATAAGTCAGCAGTAAAAGTTGGAATATGCTATGACTTTCAGGTAATAGATAAAGTTATTATGAATATTAACGATGTTCCAGTTGATAAAATTATTGTAGGCTAA
- a CDS encoding DUF6483 family protein, giving the protein MIKKNLSKLISEEFTTSIDEIHRLKDLGENALPEIDASLKKFSGMSSSFINTLSLSDLLNLLKTNGIQDANKLVIVSSLLFEEGKIYEDNNNLSEAFFRYERAFYLIFEVFDKNLECDIENYKSLSDIEAENLLQYELDEDFLEKVFEYFKITENYAKADDCIYELMNSSSDKDGFKRKAAAFYSELLNKSDEELKKGNLNRSEIKDYLNELSDYI; this is encoded by the coding sequence TTGATCAAGAAAAATTTAAGTAAACTCATAAGTGAGGAATTTACAACCTCCATAGATGAAATACATAGATTAAAAGACTTAGGAGAAAATGCTCTTCCTGAAATAGATGCTTCTTTAAAAAAATTCTCAGGTATGAGTTCTAGTTTTATAAATACATTATCACTTTCAGACCTTTTAAATCTTTTAAAAACTAATGGCATCCAAGATGCAAATAAACTTGTAATTGTATCCTCTCTTCTTTTTGAAGAAGGAAAGATTTATGAAGATAACAATAACCTATCTGAAGCTTTTTTTAGATATGAAAGAGCGTTTTATTTAATCTTTGAAGTTTTCGATAAAAATCTTGAATGTGATATAGAAAATTATAAGTCTTTGTCAGATATTGAAGCTGAAAATTTACTTCAATACGAATTAGATGAAGATTTTCTTGAAAAAGTTTTTGAGTATTTTAAGATTACAGAAAACTATGCTAAAGCAGACGATTGCATTTATGAACTTATGAATTCTAGCAGTGATAAGGATGGTTTCAAAAGAAAAGCCGCTGCTTTTTACTCTGAACTTCTTAATAAGTCTGACGAAGAGTTAAAAAAAGGGAATCTTAATAGATCTGAAATTAAAGACTACCTAAATGAACTTTCTGATTATATATAA
- the hprK gene encoding HPr(Ser) kinase/phosphatase — translation MQVSIEDIIENLDLEVLVKGKDGIKLGLSDINRPGLQFAGFYDYFGNERVQVIGKAEWSFLNAMPPEIREKRIRKYFQFETPCIVLARGLKPQKELLDCSKEYNRWLLRSKAQTTRFINKIMNYLDDKLAPETRIHGVLVDIYGLGILITGESGIGKSETALELIKRGHRLVADDAVDIKEIESVLVGKSPYITSGMLEVRGMGIIDVPALYGLSSVLSEKNINLVIYLEQWKEGRDYDRLGTDDEHIKILNIPVRKMTLPIRPGRNVAVIIEAAAANYRYNLSSKISPVDTINKRIEESTNYD, via the coding sequence ATGCAGGTAAGTATTGAAGATATAATAGAAAATCTCGATTTAGAGGTCTTGGTTAAGGGGAAAGATGGAATAAAACTGGGGTTAAGTGATATAAACAGACCAGGACTACAGTTTGCCGGATTCTATGATTATTTTGGCAATGAAAGAGTGCAGGTTATAGGAAAGGCTGAGTGGAGTTTTCTAAATGCAATGCCTCCAGAAATAAGAGAAAAAAGAATTAGAAAATATTTTCAATTTGAAACACCATGTATTGTTCTTGCAAGAGGATTGAAACCACAAAAGGAACTTCTTGATTGTTCCAAAGAGTACAATAGGTGGCTTTTAAGGTCAAAGGCTCAAACTACTAGATTTATAAATAAAATAATGAACTATCTTGATGACAAGCTGGCTCCTGAAACAAGAATTCATGGAGTGTTAGTTGATATCTATGGATTAGGTATACTAATCACTGGAGAAAGTGGAATCGGAAAAAGTGAAACTGCACTTGAGCTCATAAAAAGAGGGCATAGATTGGTTGCAGATGATGCTGTAGATATAAAAGAAATTGAATCAGTTCTTGTTGGAAAATCACCATACATAACTTCTGGTATGCTTGAGGTTAGAGGAATGGGAATAATAGATGTTCCAGCACTTTATGGTCTTAGTTCTGTTTTGTCAGAAAAGAATATAAATCTTGTAATATACCTTGAACAATGGAAAGAGGGAAGAGACTACGATAGACTTGGTACAGATGATGAACACATAAAAATTTTAAATATTCCTGTGAGAAAAATGACGCTGCCTATACGTCCAGGGAGGAATGTTGCTGTTATAATAGAGGCAGCAGCTGCTAATTATAGATATAATTTAAGCAGTAAAATATCTCCTGTAGATACTATTAATAAGAGAATTGAAGAGTCTACAAATTATGATTAA
- a CDS encoding PHP domain-containing protein, with product MYLKGDFHIHTNASDGKYTPEKVLELAKTAGINILAITDHDTTSSVKKAIAVGNELGIKVLPGIELSTLKNGESIHILGYFRDISYENKDFQNFLTEMQNYRVWRAKKIVENLDTYFNIKLDYASILKEASNVIARPHIARAILAKGYNYTYEYIFNNILNKESPAYIPNKKVSVEEGIKLLKAANAVVVLAHPVLIKKTPIEDFLKLDFDGIEAIYPMNSESDTERFLSLAKIYNKLVTAGSDFHTDDSSDTKHGRIGEIYLDENNIDILLSK from the coding sequence GTGTATCTTAAAGGTGACTTTCACATTCACACAAATGCATCAGACGGAAAATATACTCCAGAAAAAGTATTAGAACTAGCAAAAACTGCTGGTATAAATATACTTGCTATAACTGACCATGACACTACGTCTTCCGTTAAAAAAGCAATAGCTGTAGGAAATGAACTGGGTATTAAAGTGCTTCCAGGTATTGAGCTTTCAACTCTCAAAAATGGAGAAAGCATCCATATCCTTGGATACTTCAGAGATATTTCCTACGAAAATAAGGATTTTCAAAATTTCTTGACAGAAATGCAGAATTATAGAGTATGGAGAGCCAAAAAAATAGTTGAAAACTTAGATACTTACTTTAATATAAAATTAGATTATGCGAGCATTCTAAAAGAAGCAAGCAATGTTATTGCAAGACCACATATCGCACGTGCAATTCTTGCAAAGGGCTATAATTATACTTACGAATATATATTTAACAATATACTGAACAAAGAAAGTCCTGCATACATTCCTAATAAAAAAGTAAGTGTGGAAGAAGGAATTAAACTTTTAAAGGCTGCAAATGCAGTGGTTGTTTTAGCTCATCCCGTTCTAATTAAGAAAACTCCAATAGAAGATTTTTTAAAACTTGATTTTGATGGTATTGAAGCTATTTATCCAATGAATTCCGAATCTGATACTGAAAGATTTTTGAGTTTAGCAAAAATTTATAATAAGCTTGTTACCGCAGGTTCTGACTTTCATACGGATGATTCAAGCGACACGAAGCATGGAAGAATTGGAGAAATATATTTAGATGAGAATAACATAGATATCCTGCTTTCAAAATAA
- a CDS encoding aminopeptidase — translation MPNDLLKEYKNAWDKYDDKQLKEVFALGDRFKNFISNCKTERECVTELIKTAEKSGYRNIEDILAKGETLKEGDKVYANNRGKGLIMFLIGKEPLYTGFKILGAHIDSPRLDLKQNPLYEDTDLAMLETHYYGGIKKYQWVTLPLAIHGVIVKKDGTIVNVCVGEDDNDPVFGVSDILVHLASEQLEKKASKVIEGEDLNILIGSIPLKDGEEKQKVKHNIMKILNEKYDISEEDFVSAELEIVPAGKARDYGFDRSMVMGYGQDDRICAYTSFEAMLEMKNAKKTCITILVDKEEVGSIGATGMQSKFFENTVADIMSLCGDYDELKLRKALYNSEMLSSDVSAAFDPNYPNVMEKRNSAYLGKGIVFNKYTGSRGKSGCNDANPEYIAELRRILSKESVNWQTAELGKVDQGGGGTIAYILAEYGMQVIDCGVALLNMHAPWEISSKADIYETKNGYSAFLNN, via the coding sequence ATGCCAAATGATTTATTAAAAGAATATAAGAATGCATGGGATAAGTACGACGATAAACAATTAAAGGAAGTTTTTGCATTAGGAGATAGATTTAAAAATTTTATTTCTAATTGCAAGACAGAAAGAGAATGTGTAACAGAACTTATAAAAACAGCAGAAAAAAGTGGATATAGAAACATAGAAGACATATTAGCAAAGGGTGAAACGCTTAAGGAAGGCGATAAGGTTTATGCTAATAATAGAGGAAAAGGATTAATAATGTTCCTTATAGGAAAAGAACCACTTTATACCGGGTTTAAAATATTAGGTGCACATATAGATTCTCCTAGACTAGATTTAAAGCAAAATCCGCTTTATGAAGACACTGATCTAGCTATGCTTGAAACTCATTACTATGGTGGCATAAAGAAATATCAATGGGTTACACTGCCTCTAGCTATACATGGAGTTATTGTTAAAAAAGATGGAACTATAGTAAATGTATGTGTAGGTGAAGATGATAATGATCCCGTTTTTGGTGTTTCAGATATATTAGTTCATCTTGCAAGTGAGCAGCTTGAGAAAAAGGCAAGTAAGGTTATTGAAGGAGAGGACTTAAATATATTAATAGGCAGTATTCCGCTTAAAGATGGAGAAGAAAAGCAGAAGGTAAAGCATAATATAATGAAAATACTCAATGAAAAGTATGATATTTCAGAAGAGGATTTTGTGTCTGCAGAGCTTGAAATAGTTCCAGCAGGAAAAGCTAGAGATTATGGATTCGATAGAAGTATGGTAATGGGATACGGACAGGATGATAGAATATGTGCGTATACATCCTTTGAAGCTATGCTTGAAATGAAAAATGCGAAGAAAACTTGCATTACAATACTTGTAGATAAAGAAGAAGTTGGAAGCATAGGTGCAACTGGTATGCAGTCAAAATTCTTTGAAAATACAGTAGCAGATATTATGAGTCTATGTGGAGATTACGATGAGCTAAAGCTTAGAAAAGCACTTTACAATTCAGAAATGCTTTCTTCAGATGTAAGTGCAGCTTTTGATCCAAATTATCCTAATGTTATGGAAAAAAGAAATTCTGCTTATTTAGGAAAAGGTATAGTATTTAATAAATACACTGGTTCAAGAGGTAAGTCAGGATGCAATGATGCAAACCCTGAATATATAGCAGAGCTTAGAAGAATATTAAGTAAAGAAAGTGTAAATTGGCAAACAGCTGAACTTGGAAAAGTAGATCAAGGTGGTGGAGGAACAATCGCATATATACTTGCAGAATACGGTATGCAGGTTATAGATTGTGGTGTTGCTTTATTAAATATGCACGCTCCATGGGAAATTTCAAGTAAAGCAGATATATATGAAACTAAAAATGGCTATTCAGCTTTCTTAAATAATTAA
- a CDS encoding DUF4883 family protein, whose translation MNLSKLVIIIKAKKITFLILLVIFCTSFSGCNELIDKKKPFNFYYTNLLAKSFVKEKALKFSLIDTSYYKNHNLTATEIDTIRDFLVHLKKHNYINKPSKLPAKPMYRLFLTFSNSKFVIDVYDENYAAVYPWDGYYPKDFLNIKDIPPSCNPYNFCTYIIPR comes from the coding sequence ATGAATTTAAGTAAGCTGGTGATTATCATTAAAGCAAAAAAAATTACTTTCCTAATTCTATTAGTGATTTTTTGTACATCTTTTTCAGGCTGCAATGAACTTATAGATAAGAAGAAACCTTTTAACTTTTATTATACTAATCTGCTTGCAAAAAGTTTTGTAAAAGAGAAGGCTTTAAAATTTTCTTTGATAGATACCTCATATTATAAAAATCACAATTTAACTGCCACTGAAATAGATACAATAAGGGACTTTTTAGTTCATTTGAAGAAACATAATTACATAAACAAGCCTTCAAAACTTCCCGCTAAACCTATGTATAGACTTTTTTTAACCTTCTCAAATTCAAAGTTTGTTATTGATGTATATGACGAGAACTATGCTGCTGTATATCCTTGGGACGGCTACTATCCTAAGGACTTCCTTAATATAAAGGATATACCACCTTCTTGTAATCCATATAATTTTTGCACTTACATCATACCAAGGTAA
- a CDS encoding cation diffusion facilitator family transporter, giving the protein MKKINSAVLSIASNSMLIIFKLTAGITMNSISVLSEGVHSSIDLIASLIAFFSIKKSSLKEDDDHPFGHGKYENVSGFVEAILIMFAAIMIIYEAFNKLVSNSHVKNIDSGIYIMLISSAVNLFISIILLKSSKDTNSIALEADGMHLFTDFFTSLGVFLGLVLLKLTNIKIIDSITAFLVAILIIKTAVDLIKKSLRDLVDSSLDKDDINKIVKIVKKYPNIKEYHKLRTRRCGNTREIDIHIQIVGTDSLKETHDICSSIEDEIRRVFPDSCTVIHAEPYIEKFHKKSLT; this is encoded by the coding sequence ATGAAAAAAATAAATTCAGCAGTTCTGTCTATAGCATCAAATAGCATGCTAATAATTTTCAAACTTACTGCTGGTATAACAATGAATTCAATTAGTGTACTATCAGAGGGGGTTCACTCTTCTATTGATCTTATAGCTAGTTTAATAGCATTTTTTTCTATAAAGAAATCCTCCTTAAAAGAAGATGACGACCATCCATTTGGCCATGGCAAATATGAAAACGTATCTGGTTTTGTTGAAGCAATACTCATAATGTTTGCCGCAATAATGATAATTTACGAAGCCTTTAATAAATTAGTATCTAATTCACATGTGAAAAATATAGATTCAGGTATATATATAATGCTTATCTCTTCTGCTGTTAACTTATTTATTTCTATAATACTTTTAAAATCCTCTAAGGATACAAATTCTATTGCCCTTGAAGCCGATGGTATGCACCTCTTTACAGATTTTTTTACTTCCTTAGGTGTTTTTTTAGGACTCGTATTATTAAAATTAACTAATATAAAAATTATTGACTCAATAACAGCTTTTTTAGTAGCAATACTCATAATAAAAACCGCAGTTGACTTAATAAAAAAATCTTTAAGAGACTTAGTAGATAGCAGTTTGGATAAAGATGATATAAATAAGATAGTTAAAATAGTAAAAAAATATCCCAACATCAAGGAATATCACAAACTTAGAACAAGAAGATGCGGAAATACAAGAGAAATAGACATTCACATACAAATAGTTGGCACAGATTCTCTAAAAGAAACACATGATATATGTTCCTCAATTGAAGATGAAATAAGAAGAGTTTTTCCTGATTCTTGTACTGTAATACATGCAGAACCATACATTGAAAAGTTCCACAAGAAAAGTCTTACTTAA
- a CDS encoding DUF445 domain-containing protein, whose amino-acid sequence MNYKNKANVILGIVSAFFIFSFILKYYIVNNAYTDFIFTVIKAALVGGIADWFAITAIYRKPLGISFHTALIPRNRKKIIEATAVFVENELLSKEAIKSKMEKNNIANKISENIINNKDSINIKTIKLLNEYAEKLDRDKVKEKVKKLKTKYLQEFYDEKRIKCVLSCIYNKDGEKILDDIFDFLINSVKKHEVQEYIYEVMAKLKEENTRGFIARIGISIFEASDSVNLREASRIFHDELLKGVRKLKNPKDYYRNKINTEIKLYLDNLDSQDNKLEKFKNYIFKDENIEKFVDKMFTKSKIVFKDYETEGYFVSKVLFKLFSDVFEEVVSDNEKLSKLCERVEKAAVDILEEKHYIIGKFIRDTLNEFDDKKLNEFIDDKVGSDLQWIRINGSVVGGFVGMLLFVIMKFIYNPFLAPQIRNIF is encoded by the coding sequence ATGAATTATAAAAATAAAGCCAACGTAATTCTTGGCATTGTATCAGCGTTTTTTATATTTTCCTTTATATTAAAATATTATATTGTGAATAATGCATATACAGATTTTATTTTCACAGTAATTAAAGCAGCACTTGTAGGAGGAATTGCTGATTGGTTTGCAATAACAGCAATTTATAGAAAACCACTTGGAATATCTTTTCATACAGCATTGATTCCTAGAAATAGAAAGAAAATAATAGAAGCTACTGCTGTTTTTGTGGAAAATGAATTATTAAGTAAAGAAGCTATAAAGAGCAAGATGGAGAAAAATAATATTGCCAATAAAATTTCTGAAAATATTATTAATAACAAAGATAGTATAAATATAAAAACTATAAAATTATTAAATGAATATGCTGAAAAACTTGATAGAGATAAAGTAAAGGAAAAGGTGAAAAAACTAAAAACTAAATATTTACAAGAATTTTATGATGAAAAGAGAATAAAGTGTGTACTTTCGTGTATATATAATAAAGATGGGGAAAAAATTTTAGATGATATTTTTGATTTTCTTATAAATTCAGTAAAAAAGCATGAGGTTCAAGAGTACATATATGAGGTAATGGCTAAACTTAAAGAAGAAAATACTAGAGGATTTATTGCGAGAATAGGAATATCAATTTTTGAAGCATCCGATAGTGTTAATCTAAGGGAGGCCAGCAGAATATTCCATGATGAACTTCTAAAAGGGGTTAGAAAATTAAAAAATCCTAAAGATTATTATAGGAACAAAATAAATACTGAAATTAAGTTATATTTAGATAACTTAGATTCTCAGGATAATAAATTGGAGAAATTTAAAAACTATATTTTTAAAGATGAAAACATAGAAAAGTTTGTAGATAAGATGTTTACAAAATCTAAAATAGTTTTTAAGGATTATGAAACGGAAGGATATTTTGTATCAAAGGTTTTGTTTAAGCTTTTCTCAGATGTGTTTGAGGAAGTAGTTAGCGATAATGAAAAGTTAAGTAAGCTTTGTGAAAGGGTAGAGAAGGCTGCTGTAGATATACTTGAGGAAAAGCATTATATAATAGGAAAGTTCATAAGAGATACTCTTAATGAGTTCGACGACAAGAAGTTGAATGAATTTATAGACGATAAGGTTGGAAGTGACTTACAGTGGATAAGAATAAATGGTTCTGTTGTAGGTGGATTTGTTGGCATGCTTCTTTTCGTAATTATGAAATTTATATATAATCCTTTTTTAGCACCGCAAATTAGAAACATATTTTAA